CTTCTTATATTCTCCTTTTCTTTCGCGAACCAGTGGTGAGAGAATGTGGATTTTGGTTCCTTCTGGAATTTTTTTTATGTTATCAACTATCTGATCAATACTTTGTGGCTCGATCATCTCGCCACAGTCCGGACAGTGGCGTATTCCTATTCTTGAATACAGAAGCCTTAAATAATCATATATCTCTGTAACAGTCCCAACAGTGGATCTAGGGTTCTTGCTGGTGGTTTTTTGCTCTATTGAAATTGCAGGGGAGAGCCCTTCAATGTATTCAACATCAGGCTTTTCCATTAGTCCAAGGAACTGACGGGCATAGGCAGATAATGATTCTACATATCTTCTCTGACCTTCTGCATAGATGGTATCAAAAGCAAGTGATGATTTTCCGGATCCACTCAATCCGGTTATAACTATTAGTTTATCTCGTGGAAGATTGAGGTCGATATTTTTTAGATTGTGCTCCTTGGCACCTTTTATGATGATATTGTTTAAAGACATGATCTGTACCAGAATCATTTATCAGATAGGTAAAGTTTGCGGTGGATAATTACATAATTACCATTAAAGCTCGATCTGAATATCGTAGACTTTTTCTGGATTTTCTTTGTGGATCTTCCAGAAAATATCTTCTCCGTGTTTTTCCACCAGTTTCAATGTTCGGCGGGGAACTGTTTTAGGACCCAGTACAGCACCCGGCCTTTCTGGATCATCAATGTAATCAGTTTCCATCATGAACCTATCTCCCTGGGCTATTGCAGTCTCAATTGAATTTTTTGATGCAATAACACTTGGAAAAATTCCTTTGTCATTGCATATCTCTATCAGAGGAGGTGAAAAATGTTTTACGACCCTGTGCAGGTTTGTTCCACATTCCTTAGCACGGGCCGCGATATCAGTTAACTGCTCTTCTCCTACACTTTCAGTATGTAACTGGACTGCACAATCAAGGTCTGCAGCTATTTGAAATGCATGCTCCATTATTTCATTGGATGCGTCCCATATATATTCAGATACCGGATAATGGGGTCTTCCACTCTTGATCCCCACCGCACTCCCTTGCTTTACATAGCCAGAAGCAATATCCAGTCCCCCTTTCATAGTCTCCACAGCTTCATCAAGTTCCATACGTGTGGTGAGTTGAGTGATCTCTGCCGGATGTACTCCCAGAACTGGAAATGCTTTTATTCCCATTTCCGTGGCCTGATGTGCGATGTTTATTGTTTCATCAAAAATTTTTACATAGTCAGGAGGCTGTCTGATATGAATACCCAGGGTCCAGCTGGGTTTTGATACAAGAATTATATGAGTGCCACCGGCATTCCTGAAATCTTTAACAGCATTCATCCCTCTTCCCCGAAGATCTATATGCATGTGATTGTCAAGTATTGGAATTGAGTTCATTTAACCACCTTATTAACTATTGAATAAAGGAATATATCTGATTTATCCCGGTACCTGGTATGGTCTTTAACTGAGTTAAACAGTGAAGGTTTAATAGTAAAAATGTATAAACAATGCAGTTGGTGATTATTTATGAGTAAAACTGCAGCGGTAATTAAAGGAGATGGCGTTGGTCCAGAACTTGTAGATGCTATGCTTGATGTGGTAAATTCTGCGGGTACAGATGTTGAGTTTATAACCTGTGAAGCAGGCGAAAGCTGGTGGAAACAGCATGGCGGCAATTCATTGATACCTGATGAAACCTGGGAGGTTATTGAAAATTCAGATGCTTGCTTTAAGGGCCCGACTACAACTCCCGGAGGTGCAGGCTCACCAAAGAGTGTGGCTGTGTCTATAAGGCAAAAATACAACCTGTATGCAAATGTGCGTCCAATTAAAACATTCCCCAATACCAATCCTCCACTTGGAGATGTTGATTTTGTTTGTGTCAGAGAAGGTACTGAAGGCATGTACATAGGAGAGGAGATAAAGCTCACAGATGATGTGTATATAGCTATCAGAAAAATAACCCGGACTGCCAGCAGAAATATAGCACGCTTTTCATTTGAGGAAGCAAAAAGAAGAAATTATGAGGCAGTTGTGGCTATTCACAAAAGCAACATATTAAAGCAAACATGTGGCACATTCGTAGAAGAGGTCAATTATGTTGGCGAGCAATATCCTGATATTGAGGTCTGGGAATATCACATTGACAATATCGCACAGCAGCTGATCAAGAATCCACAGCTTTTCAACAATAAAATATTGCTGTCAACAAATCTTTTCATGGATGTCATAAGTGAGGAATGTTCAGCTCTGGTGGGAAGCATTGGCCTGATATATTCTGCTAATATTGGTGATAATTATGCCATGTTTGAACCGGCTCATGGTTCTGCACCAAAATATGCAGGTAAGGATAAGGTAAATCCGGTTGCTACAGTTCTTGCAGGTGCATGGATGCTTGATTATCTTGGTGAAGAAAAACAGGCAGCTGCAATCTTTGAGGCTACTGAAAAGGTAATATCAGAAGGAAAACACGTTACCTATGATCTTGGTGGGAATGCTAAACTCAGTGAAATGACAGGTGAGATCATAAAATATATTGAAGAATTTTAATTTGAACATTAGACAATAAAGAAGTTAGTAAGGTAGATCATTACCTTACTTCAAACTATAATTTTTTTATTAAAAAAAGGATTCTAATTAATCATCTGCATCCTCATCACAGTCTCTGAATATTTTGCCATGATGAGTTTCCTGTCTGACAATAGGCTTGAACACAAAATACTTTTCTACGTATGCCCTTATTTCTTCATCTGATATACAGGAGATTCTTTTTTCAGTATCATAAAGTTTCTGTATTTCTGCCTGTATCATTTTTAACCTTGGATCGGTCTTCTTAAGTTCGATGTTAATGTCCATCAGATCATTGAGAGCATCCTGCACCTTATGTCTTAGTACTTCGATACCTGAAGAATCTCCCATAAGGAATATTCTTTCTCCTCCAACGACTTCCGGAGGATATGGTTCATAGGTGAATGGATTTTTGAGAACTCCTGAAGCATGTATTCCGGATTCATGTGCAAAAATATTTTTTCCAACAACTGCTTTGTTTCTGGGGATCTTTACACCTATCTCCTTTTCCATGAACCTGGAAAATTGCACAATTGATTCCAGATTATATTTTTCAAATCCTTCAACACGCTGTGAAAGGAATAGTAATAGCTTTTCCATTTCTGCATTGCCAGCTCTTTCACCTATTCCTAAAAAAGTCACACTTGACCAGTTTGCACCATGCCAGTATCCTGCAAGTGTATTTGCAACAGCCAGTCCGAAATCATCATGCGTATGCATCTCTATATTCTTTACATTAAGATCATTTTTTAGATATTGTACCATTGCAGGTATTCCATATGGTTCATCCACTCCTGCAAAAGGGACTCCATATCCTACGGTATCGCAGAGTCTTATGGTACAGTCTGGATCAATCTCAATTATTTTTTTGATAAGAGGAAATACGAAATTGTAGTTATCTGCTCTGGTCATGTCTTCTATATGAGCTCTTGTTCTAAGTCCATGATCCACAGCATACTGCAATGCATTCAGGTATTTTTCTTCTGCAGCTTCTCTGCCAGGCAGTCTCATTTTATCAAGTATGTGGGAATCTGATACTGACATGAGAATTCCGGTTTCATTTATTCCACCAACAGACAGAACCTCATCAATATCAGCAGGAACTGCCCTGGCCCAGCCGGTAACTTCAGGGAATTCATAGCCACAATCCAGCATCATTTTTGTTGCTTTCTTATCCCTCTCATGATATACAAAAGTCTCCAGTTTTTCAATACCGATCTCATGTAAGTATTCATATATCTTGAACTTAAGGCGTGTGCTCATTACAACGCCAGGCATCTGGGACCCATCACGAATAGTACTGTCACTGATAAAGATGGGCTCGTTATGTGGTAATTTTATTTTAGGAAGATCTTCGTATGACTTATACATTTTCATAGTTTCCATATTATTCCTCCTTAATGTAAAGGTATGAATCTTGCATATAAAAACGACTCACTGGTCACAGGTTTTTTAAATTGATTCAGGTGAGAATATAAAACCAAAAATCTGATAAACCAATTCTCTTATTAAAAAGTATTACTTACTGTACTCTATATTGATATGCATTCCACTAGGTTTTTATCATTAAAATGTTTTTCTTTTTACTTCAGATAGTTTTTATCTTCTAACATCAGGGTGCTCACAAATAATTAAATGAACATAGTTAATAAATAATGGTTCATTCTAATTAGCAGCAGGTATTATCATGTGGAACGAACTATTCAATAAATTCAGGAAACATCCAGCCCAGGAAAAGGTACTGAAACTGTTATTTAAACGTGGGTTCCAGGTAAATGAGCATGGAAAGGTAATTTCAGGTGGAATCGAAATACCTCATACACAGATTGCAAAGGAAGCAGGTGTGGATCGCCGTGTTGTGGATGCAACTACTGAAACAATATTATCCGATGAACTGTTGAAGACTATTTTTCAGAATATTCAATCAATTTCATTTTTGCGTGATGTGGCTCCAACGCTTGGACTAGGTGTGATTGTGATCACTCCTGACAATGCATCAAGCAGGGGAATCCTGGCGGATGTTGCAGGTGTGATCTCCGGCTATGATATCAGCATCCGTCAGGCGGTATCAGATGATCCGTATCTGACGGAAGAACCGAAATTAACTCTTATAACTGATAAAAAAATTCCAGGAGAGGTAGTGGATAAAGTGCTTGCTCTTACGAATGTGAAGGGTGTTAGCATATACTGATCTGAATAATTTCAATCATCCATTTTTCTGGAAGATTCATTCTTAATATTCTCTTCAACTGATTTCCGGTCACTTATATCGTAAATATTCAATACAATACCTATAATCTCATTTTTTTCGTTTTTAATCGTGGAGCCCACAATGTCGACAGGTATTTTTTCATCTTCTCTGGAAATTAGAACTGTATTTTCTGCAAGTCCATAAAATATATCTTCTTTTACTGCTTTTGATACCGGGTCTTCGATTTTCTGACCATTTTTATCTTTTAGCCTAAGGACCTCAAGTATGTGTTTTCCAGTTGCTTCCATTCGCTTCCAGCCAGTAAGTGCTTCGGCAAAAGGATTTATATGTTTGATATACCCTTCAGTATCAGTAGCAATAACTGCATCTCCTACGCTATCCAGTGTAGTTGTGAGCCATTTTTCACTTTCGTCCTGTCTTGATTTTTCCCTTGTATGCCTGTAGAGTGTCATTTCAATATTTGATCTCAACTCTTTTTCATCGAAGGGTTTAAGGAGATAACCAAAGGGCTGTGTGACTCTTGCTCTTTCCAGTGTCTTATCATCCGAATAGGCGGTTAGATAGATTACAGGAATATCAAATTTTTCACGGATCGTTTCAGCAGCTTCGATACCGTCCATATTTCCCTTTAGTGCGATATCCATAAGGATAACGTCAGGTAACGTATCTTCTGCCTTTTCAATAGCTTCTTTTCCTGTAATTGCTACCCCAGTTACCGAGTACCCAAGGTCTTCCAACCGGGCTTTAATGTCGTGAGCAACGATTATTTCATCTTCAACAACCAGGACTTTTACTTTATTCATTCCCTATACACTCCATCATATGCTACATTGCTAAGTTTGTGCTGAATTATTTTCACCAATTATGTGAATGCCTTTGAGCTGATCCCTCTTTCTTTATTTTAACCGGATTCGTGTCAAGGTTCCTGCATTTAGAATGTTATTCTCCATAACTATACCGTTGTCATTAATTATAAATGTATATTGCTCTTAATAGGTATCAATTCAATGAATATTCTTTATAGTGAAATGTAACTATAAAGAGATTGATATAACCTTTGAAAGCATTCCACAGGAAAAGTTATATCGATATCAAAATCATTTAAATTGCTGAATTTTGACCAACTTCTGGTTCCAATGAAATTCATATTTAGTAATCACTTTGATATATGGAATTTGCATATATCATGAAAATATGAAGGTAGAGCTGGATTAACTTCCCAAAATAAATATTATATCAATATATCTTATATTATATCATCTCATTACGTCTTATATATATTTTCTTAAATAATATTCTCTACAATTGATCATGTGGCATTTTCTGGATCATATTTCTTTAAATCGAATTACATATTTTGTTCCTTCTGTTTGATCAAGTTCAATTGTACCACTTATCTGTTCTACCAGCATGTTTACAATCTTTAGACCAAGAGATTTCGTGTTTTTAAAATCAATATCTTCAGGTAAGCCCACACCATTGTCATGGACTTCAAGATGATATTGATTTGTATAATTTTTAAATACAATACTGATCAGGCCATTTCCGTCAGGGAAGGCATATTTTAATGAGTTGGAAGCAAGTTCATTCAGTATGAGTCCCAGAGGAACCGTTGTATCAACATTGAGGTAGGCATTATCAGCATTGATACTAATGTCAATATTCCTATTCAGTGAATATAAACTCAGAAGGTAGTTTGTCAGATTTTGTATGTAGTCTGCAATATCAATTGTTGCCAGATCCTTTGATTCATATAGCTCTTCGTGAGCAAGGGCCATTGATCTCACACGGCTCTGACTGTCCCTGAAAGCAGCCTGTATCTGCTTATCTTTAAAATTGCGGGACTGGAGATTTAATAGACTGGCAATCACCTGAAGATTGTTCTTGACTCTGTGATGTACTTCTTTTAGCAAGATTTCTTTTTTGCGGGCTTCTGATAATCTTTTTCGGTCAGTTATGTCAAAGATGATTCCCTGAAGGTATGTAGCTGACTTTTTCTGATCGTATCTCATAAACGTTTTTTCAACTATCCATCTTATCTTTTTGTCCTTTGTGAATATTCTGTATTCGGCCGTGTAGCCCGTCTGATTCTCATCTATGCATTCCTTTATTCTTCTGTAGCTATCCTGTAGATCATCTGGATGTATTATGTCGTTGAACATCACTTTTTTTGATATAAAATCTTCAGCAGTATATCCGAATTGCTCAATATTATCAGAAACAAACCTGATCTGTCTTCCTTTTTCCATTATCCACTTAAATATTACTACAGGACTGCTGTTTACAACCTCTTCCATCTCCTGCTTGATCTTATTTGATTTTTCCAGTTCCTTTGCATATAATTTAAGTGCCCTTTCAGAAAGTTTTTTGTTTGTTATGTCACGTGTGACTGCCTGTATTTCTAAAATTTCATTGTTCTCGTTTCTTATAGCATAGCACTCTCCCTCAAACCACCGAAGTCCATATATCGTTTTAATTCGGTGTTCGATTTCTGTGCGATAAGGGAGAATATATATTCCCTCAAGTTCCTGGATCAGTTTATTTCTGTCTTTTTCATATATTATAGAAGTTATTTTTTGACCAAGCAGATTTTTTCTTTTACTGCCAAGTATTTTACACATGGCATCGTTTACATATGTCAGATCCCCTTTTGTATTGATTCTGAATATGAAATCTTTCTGGGATTCCAGGATTCCCCTGATTCTCTCTTCACTCTTTTTTAGCTTTTTATCTGATATTCTGCGAGCTATTATACCAGAAATTATGTCTGCAACAAGGCGCAGGTCAGTAACCTCTTCTCTTTT
Above is a genomic segment from Methanosalsum zhilinae DSM 4017 containing:
- a CDS encoding PAS domain-containing protein gives rise to the protein MINITSDSKNEMEHLNNSPFILIKWRTVDEWPVDFVSENITRFGYNVKDFTTGYLNYTDIICSEDRNRVKSAVFQYCRNKAESFSLRYRIVSGSGQFHLVEKKAHIMYDSYGSITGIQGIITEIKPSDTEISDTRHKRKEEPFEFLSDHIDTQVWYLEKENKYGAVNQAHADFLGFPKKELEYRYIDEIENTIEPASTDFIKGSNRLFSNKIRVKTQNWVQNKKGEYRLLSITKSPKLDENGNVECIVCSADDITDQKKAEIALKKRDDFKNIVLEIMAKSFISDNERTDTLFQQALSQIGMFLRADRCYIYMLSDSGAFLNNTNEWFAEGVDSQIKSLQNIPLSSVRNFWGHLTTFKEVSLPDTDQLPSDAIGEQEYISFQKIKSLLWLPITIKNQVAGVLGIDSVYMPRRWKREEVTDLRLVADIISGIIARRISDKKLKKSEERIRGILESQKDFIFRINTKGDLTYVNDAMCKILGSKRKNLLGQKITSIIYEKDRNKLIQELEGIYILPYRTEIEHRIKTIYGLRWFEGECYAIRNENNEILEIQAVTRDITNKKLSERALKLYAKELEKSNKIKQEMEEVVNSSPVVIFKWIMEKGRQIRFVSDNIEQFGYTAEDFISKKVMFNDIIHPDDLQDSYRRIKECIDENQTGYTAEYRIFTKDKKIRWIVEKTFMRYDQKKSATYLQGIIFDITDRKRLSEARKKEILLKEVHHRVKNNLQVIASLLNLQSRNFKDKQIQAAFRDSQSRVRSMALAHEELYESKDLATIDIADYIQNLTNYLLSLYSLNRNIDISINADNAYLNVDTTVPLGLILNELASNSLKYAFPDGNGLISIVFKNYTNQYHLEVHDNGVGLPEDIDFKNTKSLGLKIVNMLVEQISGTIELDQTEGTKYVIRFKEI
- a CDS encoding homocitrate synthase/isopropylmalate synthase family protein; the encoded protein is MKMYKSYEDLPKIKLPHNEPIFISDSTIRDGSQMPGVVMSTRLKFKIYEYLHEIGIEKLETFVYHERDKKATKMMLDCGYEFPEVTGWARAVPADIDEVLSVGGINETGILMSVSDSHILDKMRLPGREAAEEKYLNALQYAVDHGLRTRAHIEDMTRADNYNFVFPLIKKIIEIDPDCTIRLCDTVGYGVPFAGVDEPYGIPAMVQYLKNDLNVKNIEMHTHDDFGLAVANTLAGYWHGANWSSVTFLGIGERAGNAEMEKLLLFLSQRVEGFEKYNLESIVQFSRFMEKEIGVKIPRNKAVVGKNIFAHESGIHASGVLKNPFTYEPYPPEVVGGERIFLMGDSSGIEVLRHKVQDALNDLMDINIELKKTDPRLKMIQAEIQKLYDTEKRISCISDEEIRAYVEKYFVFKPIVRQETHHGKIFRDCDEDADD
- a CDS encoding amino acid-binding protein gives rise to the protein MWNELFNKFRKHPAQEKVLKLLFKRGFQVNEHGKVISGGIEIPHTQIAKEAGVDRRVVDATTETILSDELLKTIFQNIQSISFLRDVAPTLGLGVIVITPDNASSRGILADVAGVISGYDISIRQAVSDDPYLTEEPKLTLITDKKIPGEVVDKVLALTNVKGVSIY
- a CDS encoding isocitrate/isopropylmalate dehydrogenase family protein → MSKTAAVIKGDGVGPELVDAMLDVVNSAGTDVEFITCEAGESWWKQHGGNSLIPDETWEVIENSDACFKGPTTTPGGAGSPKSVAVSIRQKYNLYANVRPIKTFPNTNPPLGDVDFVCVREGTEGMYIGEEIKLTDDVYIAIRKITRTASRNIARFSFEEAKRRNYEAVVAIHKSNILKQTCGTFVEEVNYVGEQYPDIEVWEYHIDNIAQQLIKNPQLFNNKILLSTNLFMDVISEECSALVGSIGLIYSANIGDNYAMFEPAHGSAPKYAGKDKVNPVATVLAGAWMLDYLGEEKQAAAIFEATEKVISEGKHVTYDLGGNAKLSEMTGEIIKYIEEF
- a CDS encoding TatD family hydrolase; its protein translation is MNSIPILDNHMHIDLRGRGMNAVKDFRNAGGTHIILVSKPSWTLGIHIRQPPDYVKIFDETINIAHQATEMGIKAFPVLGVHPAEITQLTTRMELDEAVETMKGGLDIASGYVKQGSAVGIKSGRPHYPVSEYIWDASNEIMEHAFQIAADLDCAVQLHTESVGEEQLTDIAARAKECGTNLHRVVKHFSPPLIEICNDKGIFPSVIASKNSIETAIAQGDRFMMETDYIDDPERPGAVLGPKTVPRRTLKLVEKHGEDIFWKIHKENPEKVYDIQIEL
- a CDS encoding response regulator → MNKVKVLVVEDEIIVAHDIKARLEDLGYSVTGVAITGKEAIEKAEDTLPDVILMDIALKGNMDGIEAAETIREKFDIPVIYLTAYSDDKTLERARVTQPFGYLLKPFDEKELRSNIEMTLYRHTREKSRQDESEKWLTTTLDSVGDAVIATDTEGYIKHINPFAEALTGWKRMEATGKHILEVLRLKDKNGQKIEDPVSKAVKEDIFYGLAENTVLISREDEKIPVDIVGSTIKNEKNEIIGIVLNIYDISDRKSVEENIKNESSRKMDD